Proteins encoded in a region of the Pseudomonas sp. PDNC002 genome:
- a CDS encoding phage tail assembly protein → MTDASGCRMVPLGSLSVTVREMTVAQVRQLMDTITADEVGDNLLGGVLRLHDLSAMSDLTTKQIDELRPSQLEEVAQACREVNRHFFEMLERLVKALAKP, encoded by the coding sequence ATGACCGATGCCTCCGGCTGCCGGATGGTGCCCCTTGGTTCGCTGAGCGTCACCGTGCGCGAGATGACCGTGGCCCAGGTGCGCCAACTGATGGACACGATCACTGCCGATGAAGTGGGTGACAACCTGCTTGGCGGGGTGCTGCGACTTCACGACCTGTCCGCCATGAGCGACCTGACGACGAAGCAGATCGACGAGCTTCGTCCCTCGCAGTTGGAAGAAGTGGCGCAGGCCTGCCGCGAGGTAAACCGCCATTTTTTCGAGATGCTGGAGCGACTGGTGAAAGCCCTGGCCAAGCCCTAG
- a CDS encoding DUF4124 domain-containing protein, translating to MTLSFKLGTFPLIVYSMGGNPMRHFAAVAAICLISSAAHAAAVFKCVDEKGKVTFTANANCPTGNDLTDVVSAHNAAPSGSGPAAVMAKPERHRPRYHSSGSSAPQSQGYTVVGGSADNAPCTTGLSDRDLRTAMVRKEVVPGMSRDQIEQMYGKPNRDGSARGAGTTSYWNDKYVDVTSVSYDSGGCVRTSHQSGHKN from the coding sequence GTGACGCTGAGTTTCAAACTCGGTACATTCCCTCTCATCGTCTATTCGATGGGAGGGAACCCCATGCGCCATTTCGCTGCAGTTGCAGCCATCTGCCTGATTTCCAGCGCCGCCCATGCGGCCGCGGTCTTCAAGTGCGTCGACGAGAAGGGAAAGGTCACCTTCACCGCCAACGCCAACTGCCCGACCGGAAATGACCTCACTGACGTGGTGTCGGCGCACAACGCCGCGCCCTCTGGTAGTGGCCCGGCAGCGGTGATGGCGAAGCCGGAGCGTCATCGCCCGCGCTACCACAGCAGCGGCTCTTCGGCTCCGCAGTCTCAGGGGTACACCGTCGTCGGCGGATCTGCCGATAACGCCCCCTGCACCACCGGACTGTCCGATCGCGACCTGCGTACCGCCATGGTGCGGAAGGAAGTGGTTCCGGGCATGAGCCGTGACCAGATTGAACAGATGTACGGGAAACCGAACCGCGACGGCTCAGCCCGTGGTGCCGGCACAACCAGCTACTGGAACGACAAGTACGTGGACGTCACCAGCGTCAGTTACGACTCCGGCGGCTGCGTCCGGACCAGCCATCAGTCAGGCCACAAGAACTGA
- a CDS encoding DUF2190 family protein, giving the protein MKSFIQHGDCITVPAPAGGTVSGQLYKVGAFVGVAATTEAAGDPVVLKLNGVFELSKISAQAWAVGDLLYMNTSSRALTNVSATGLVLVGAATEVAANPSAVGRVRLNGVSAPAAVA; this is encoded by the coding sequence ATGAAATCCTTCATCCAGCACGGCGATTGCATCACCGTACCGGCCCCGGCCGGCGGCACCGTCTCTGGCCAGTTGTACAAGGTCGGCGCGTTCGTTGGCGTTGCGGCCACCACCGAAGCGGCCGGAGACCCGGTCGTTCTCAAACTCAACGGCGTGTTCGAACTCAGCAAGATCAGCGCCCAGGCCTGGGCTGTCGGTGATCTGCTGTACATGAACACCAGCAGCCGCGCTCTGACCAACGTCTCGGCAACCGGCCTGGTACTGGTCGGCGCGGCCACCGAGGTTGCTGCCAACCCGTCCGCTGTCGGCCGCGTGCGCCTCAACGGCGTCTCCGCTCCGGCTGCCGTGGCCTGA
- a CDS encoding prohead protease/major capsid protein fusion protein — protein MLQLRAAVRPDSVNIEERTVEITWTTGAKGRRWSWDIGSYMEELEVSESAVRLERLNNGAPFLNTHSTWELGDVIGVVERAWLEGGEGRALVRFSQREDVEPIFRDVRDGILRNISVGYSVHRYEMIEAPDDKLTTYRAVDWEPMELSLVPIGFDDGAKTRGAKQETDYQGPRFNTLFETREADAPTDQPAAVANPNEENEMTEEEKRAADELIRREGAEAERKRGTTIRSMAKKVGLDDAFADELVERGITVAEASAAVIDKVAERQAGNQPESRNTQPTVSSTVDVGLLTAKREAMQNALLHRCNSSIKLEDAAREFRGMRLIDMARESIELAGGNVRGMTQQEIARAALGCDRQAVRAAGMHTTSDFPLLLGGAVNRTLRAAYDLAPQTWRPLGRQTTVPDFRAVTRAALGDISALEQVKEHGEYKYGALSEDGAPLKVAKFGKIIAITWEAIVNDDLGALSRIPQALGTAAAQTESDVIWALLLGNPNFTDGNPLFDASHGNVAAGGGAINTATLAAARAAMRKQKSKAGHFLNLGPEYLVVGPDKELEAFQFTSSQYVPAKNADINDSRNTALTVIVDARITGNQWYLYASPGVVDTFEYAYLEGEQGVFTETREGFEVDGMEIKARLVFGAAWIDYRGAYKNPGA, from the coding sequence ATGCTGCAGTTGCGGGCGGCCGTTCGCCCTGACTCGGTGAACATCGAAGAACGGACCGTCGAAATCACCTGGACTACCGGCGCGAAGGGCCGCCGCTGGTCCTGGGACATCGGCAGTTACATGGAAGAGCTGGAGGTCAGCGAATCGGCTGTCCGTCTGGAACGTCTGAACAACGGCGCTCCCTTCCTCAACACCCACAGCACCTGGGAACTCGGCGACGTCATCGGCGTGGTCGAGCGTGCCTGGCTGGAGGGCGGGGAGGGGCGGGCGCTGGTGCGTTTCAGCCAGCGCGAAGACGTCGAGCCGATCTTTCGTGATGTGCGCGACGGCATTCTCCGAAACATCAGCGTCGGCTACTCGGTGCATCGCTACGAAATGATCGAAGCGCCCGACGACAAGCTGACCACCTACCGCGCGGTGGACTGGGAGCCCATGGAGCTCTCACTGGTGCCTATCGGCTTCGACGACGGGGCAAAGACCCGAGGCGCGAAGCAGGAGACCGACTACCAGGGCCCGCGCTTCAACACCCTTTTCGAGACCCGGGAGGCCGATGCGCCTACCGACCAACCGGCCGCCGTGGCCAACCCCAACGAGGAAAACGAGATGACCGAAGAAGAGAAACGCGCGGCCGATGAGCTGATCCGCCGTGAGGGCGCGGAGGCTGAGCGCAAGCGCGGAACCACTATCCGCTCCATGGCCAAGAAGGTCGGCCTGGACGATGCCTTCGCCGACGAACTGGTGGAGCGCGGTATCACCGTTGCCGAAGCCAGCGCCGCGGTGATCGACAAGGTGGCCGAGCGCCAAGCTGGCAACCAGCCGGAATCCCGTAATACCCAGCCCACCGTCAGCTCCACCGTGGATGTCGGCCTCCTGACTGCAAAGCGTGAAGCGATGCAGAACGCGCTGCTCCACCGCTGCAACTCCTCGATCAAGCTGGAAGACGCCGCCCGCGAGTTTCGTGGCATGCGCCTGATCGACATGGCGCGCGAGTCGATCGAGCTGGCCGGCGGCAACGTACGCGGCATGACCCAGCAGGAAATCGCCCGTGCCGCCCTGGGCTGTGACCGCCAGGCCGTCCGCGCTGCCGGCATGCACACCACCAGCGACTTCCCGCTGCTGCTCGGCGGCGCCGTGAATCGCACTCTGCGCGCGGCCTACGATCTCGCGCCGCAAACCTGGCGCCCGCTGGGTCGCCAGACCACCGTGCCGGACTTCCGCGCTGTCACTCGCGCCGCCCTGGGCGATATCTCTGCGCTGGAGCAGGTGAAAGAGCATGGCGAGTACAAGTACGGCGCCCTGAGCGAAGACGGCGCCCCGCTGAAGGTTGCCAAGTTCGGCAAGATCATTGCGATCACCTGGGAAGCGATCGTCAACGACGACTTGGGCGCGCTGTCTCGCATCCCGCAGGCTCTGGGCACGGCCGCTGCGCAGACCGAGTCGGATGTGATCTGGGCTCTGCTGCTGGGTAACCCGAACTTCACCGATGGAAACCCGCTCTTCGACGCCAGCCACGGCAACGTCGCGGCCGGCGGTGGCGCGATCAACACCGCTACCCTGGCAGCGGCCCGCGCGGCCATGCGCAAGCAGAAGTCCAAGGCTGGCCACTTCCTCAACCTCGGCCCGGAATACCTGGTCGTTGGCCCGGACAAGGAGCTGGAAGCCTTCCAGTTCACCAGCTCGCAGTACGTGCCGGCCAAGAACGCCGACATCAACGACAGCCGCAACACCGCGCTGACCGTGATCGTCGATGCCCGTATCACCGGCAACCAGTGGTACCTGTACGCCTCGCCCGGCGTCGTTGACACCTTCGAGTACGCGTACCTCGAGGGCGAGCAGGGTGTCTTCACCGAAACCCGCGAGGGCTTCGAGGTTGATGGCATGGAGATCAAGGCCCGTCTGGTCTTCGGCGCCGCCTGGATCGACTACCGCGGCGCCTACAAGAACCCCGGCGCCTGA
- a CDS encoding phage portal protein has product MGFIDTLFPGRAARRAESRLQKMKADLQIKVLERRFEGAAGGRRNDGWRSTGADANAENGPALARLRNRARDLRRNNPYAERAVTGIADNVVGAGIVPRPLGKTRANKKLADLWRAWAEETLCDADGLENFYGLQHKVMEAVPEGGEVLIRRRWRKSSDNLPVPMQLQVLEADFLDEEKSGAYGANQIIQGIEFSPIGKREAYWLFDTHPGANNTWRALESRRIPAEDVIHVFLPKRPGQARGYTWFAPVMQRLRNFDEMEDAVMEQAKIAACFAAFVTKDDQSQGGRKATPLVERVEPGIIQELAQGEDVTFGTPPTFNGYDSYAWQGLHAISVGLGVPYELVTGDLKGVNFSSGRMGWLHFARRVDVWQWRMLIPQLCGGVWTWFMEAQALLPDGVREDVKADWVPPRRDMVDPKSELETVKERIRQGLVTWPNALREVGITDPEAHAAEIAKANALFDKLGLVLDCDPRKVSNAGLTQARPVGTQLPSTDINPASEQPTGEDISDAGDQ; this is encoded by the coding sequence ATGGGATTCATCGACACCCTGTTTCCCGGCCGAGCCGCGAGACGTGCAGAGTCTCGCCTACAAAAAATGAAGGCTGACCTGCAGATCAAGGTCTTGGAGCGCCGTTTCGAAGGTGCCGCAGGCGGCCGCCGAAATGACGGCTGGCGCAGCACCGGCGCGGACGCCAATGCCGAGAATGGTCCCGCACTGGCGCGGCTGCGCAATCGAGCGCGCGACCTTCGCCGCAACAACCCGTACGCCGAGCGTGCAGTCACTGGCATAGCGGACAACGTAGTGGGTGCCGGCATCGTGCCGCGACCGCTGGGGAAGACGCGCGCCAACAAGAAGCTGGCGGACCTGTGGCGGGCCTGGGCCGAAGAAACGCTCTGCGATGCCGACGGCCTCGAGAACTTCTACGGCTTGCAGCACAAGGTCATGGAGGCGGTTCCCGAGGGAGGGGAGGTGTTGATCCGGCGCCGCTGGCGGAAGTCCTCGGACAACTTGCCAGTGCCCATGCAGTTGCAGGTGCTGGAGGCTGATTTCCTCGATGAGGAAAAAAGCGGGGCGTACGGCGCCAACCAGATCATCCAAGGGATCGAGTTCAGTCCAATCGGAAAGCGGGAGGCCTATTGGCTGTTCGACACGCACCCCGGCGCGAACAACACCTGGCGCGCGCTGGAGTCCCGTCGCATCCCGGCGGAGGACGTGATCCACGTCTTCCTCCCGAAGCGGCCCGGGCAGGCCAGGGGTTACACCTGGTTCGCGCCGGTGATGCAGCGCCTGCGCAACTTCGACGAGATGGAGGACGCGGTGATGGAGCAGGCGAAGATCGCCGCCTGCTTCGCCGCCTTCGTGACCAAGGATGACCAGTCCCAGGGCGGCCGAAAGGCCACCCCTCTAGTCGAGCGTGTCGAGCCTGGGATTATCCAGGAGCTGGCGCAAGGCGAGGACGTCACCTTCGGCACTCCGCCAACCTTCAACGGATATGACTCCTACGCATGGCAGGGGCTGCACGCCATTTCTGTTGGGCTGGGCGTGCCTTACGAACTGGTAACTGGCGACCTGAAGGGCGTGAATTTTTCCAGCGGCCGCATGGGGTGGCTGCACTTCGCGCGCCGCGTCGACGTGTGGCAGTGGCGAATGTTGATTCCCCAGCTCTGTGGTGGGGTGTGGACCTGGTTCATGGAGGCGCAGGCGCTGCTTCCCGATGGTGTTCGCGAGGATGTGAAGGCGGACTGGGTTCCCCCTCGCCGGGACATGGTTGATCCGAAGTCCGAACTGGAGACCGTCAAAGAGCGGATTCGCCAAGGGCTGGTTACCTGGCCCAACGCCTTGCGCGAGGTGGGGATCACTGATCCGGAAGCGCATGCCGCTGAAATCGCAAAGGCCAACGCCTTGTTCGACAAGCTCGGCCTGGTCCTGGACTGCGACCCGCGCAAAGTCTCCAACGCTGGCCTGACCCAGGCCAGGCCTGTCGGCACGCAGCTGCCGTCAACCGATATCAACCCTGCTTCCGAGCAGCCGACTGGCGAGGACATCAGCGATGCCGGCGACCAATAA
- a CDS encoding terminase gpA endonuclease subunit, which translates to MSISQPWISDLSKAVGLGLLALHKEPPLTAVEWADKHFYMSSESSYNEGKWKTDPFQVAILNAMGNDLISVVNFVKSARIGYTKLLMANIGYKIQHKRRNVMMWSPTDPDSEDISKSHVRGLIRDVPVLYKLFPYLDRKHSDNTLDQKVFTNRKTLWIRGGKASRNYREKSADEVIYDELSNFDADVEGEGDPVTLGDKRLDGAVYPKSIRGSTPKKVGTCQVSKAAAESPIRLRFFVKCPHCHQEQTLKWGGKDCEYGLKWDKDALGEATKAWYVCEHCTCCFFHQDMVEASKDGRWICEETGIWTRDAMDWFGADGEPIRTPRSIAFYCWAVYSTWSTWLKIATDWLKVKGDLQKLITFVNTTLGETWDDDQGEKVDWEVLYGRREVFPEVPQQAVALMGGIDTQDDRLEGRVWAFGPGEEAWLIHRFILTGDPASEELRRKVGLEVHRQFTRDDGLIMRVERWCWDAGGHYSDEVAAESRKHGAMWVIPVFGASTYGKPVANFPRKKKDHVYKTEVGTDNAKELIYSRLRLQVDTAKSRAGHPQPGVVHFPANDDVCDEAELKQITAEKKKAAMVKGKRVLRWDSGGRRNEALDCFVYALAALRISQSRFGLDLDALAAQPEPGGSTAVDNAEERPRAKSSYWKR; encoded by the coding sequence ATGAGTATCTCGCAACCCTGGATCAGTGACCTCAGCAAGGCTGTTGGTCTGGGGTTGCTCGCCCTTCATAAGGAGCCGCCGCTGACGGCGGTGGAGTGGGCGGATAAACACTTCTACATGTCGTCCGAGTCCTCCTACAACGAAGGTAAATGGAAGACCGACCCGTTCCAGGTAGCGATCCTGAACGCAATGGGAAACGACCTGATTTCGGTCGTGAACTTCGTGAAATCGGCGCGCATCGGCTACACGAAGCTGCTGATGGCGAACATCGGCTACAAGATTCAGCACAAGCGCCGCAACGTGATGATGTGGAGCCCGACCGATCCGGACTCCGAGGACATCAGCAAGAGTCACGTCCGCGGCCTGATCCGCGATGTGCCGGTGCTCTACAAGCTCTTTCCCTACCTGGACCGGAAGCACAGCGACAACACGCTGGACCAGAAAGTCTTCACCAATCGGAAGACGCTCTGGATTCGGGGCGGCAAGGCCTCGCGGAACTACCGCGAGAAATCGGCGGACGAGGTGATCTACGACGAGCTGTCGAACTTCGACGCCGACGTGGAGGGCGAGGGCGACCCGGTCACCCTTGGCGACAAGCGTCTGGACGGTGCGGTCTACCCGAAGTCCATTCGTGGTTCGACCCCGAAGAAGGTCGGAACCTGCCAGGTGAGCAAGGCGGCGGCCGAGTCACCCATTCGGCTGCGCTTCTTCGTTAAGTGCCCGCACTGCCATCAGGAGCAGACCCTGAAGTGGGGTGGCAAGGACTGCGAGTACGGCCTGAAGTGGGACAAGGACGCGCTCGGTGAAGCGACCAAGGCCTGGTATGTCTGCGAACACTGCACCTGCTGCTTCTTCCATCAGGACATGGTCGAGGCCTCGAAGGATGGCCGTTGGATCTGCGAAGAGACCGGCATCTGGACGCGTGATGCCATGGACTGGTTTGGCGCTGATGGGGAGCCGATCCGTACCCCTCGGTCGATCGCCTTCTACTGCTGGGCCGTTTACAGCACTTGGAGCACCTGGCTCAAGATCGCCACCGACTGGCTGAAGGTGAAGGGTGATTTGCAGAAGCTGATCACCTTCGTAAACACCACGCTCGGTGAAACCTGGGACGACGACCAAGGCGAGAAGGTTGACTGGGAGGTGCTCTACGGGCGTCGTGAGGTATTCCCGGAGGTGCCGCAGCAGGCCGTCGCGTTGATGGGCGGCATCGATACCCAGGACGACCGCCTGGAGGGTCGGGTATGGGCCTTTGGACCTGGCGAGGAAGCCTGGCTCATTCATCGCTTCATCCTTACTGGCGACCCTGCCAGCGAGGAGCTGAGGCGCAAAGTCGGGCTTGAGGTGCACCGGCAGTTCACCCGCGACGACGGCCTGATTATGCGCGTGGAGCGGTGGTGCTGGGATGCCGGCGGCCACTACTCGGACGAGGTGGCCGCGGAGAGCCGCAAGCATGGCGCGATGTGGGTCATCCCGGTGTTCGGCGCGAGCACCTATGGCAAGCCGGTTGCCAACTTCCCTCGGAAGAAGAAGGACCACGTCTACAAGACCGAGGTCGGTACCGACAACGCGAAGGAGCTGATCTACAGCCGGCTGCGGCTGCAGGTTGATACAGCCAAGTCGCGCGCCGGCCACCCGCAGCCTGGGGTCGTTCACTTCCCGGCCAACGACGACGTCTGCGATGAGGCGGAACTGAAGCAGATCACCGCGGAAAAGAAAAAGGCCGCGATGGTGAAGGGCAAGCGCGTGTTGCGCTGGGACTCCGGCGGGCGCCGCAACGAGGCTCTCGACTGTTTCGTTTATGCCCTTGCCGCCTTACGCATCAGCCAATCGCGGTTCGGGCTTGACCTGGACGCCTTGGCAGCACAACCAGAGCCTGGCGGTTCGACGGCTGTGGATAACGCAGAAGAACGCCCACGGGCGAAATCCTCTTACTGGAAGAGATAG
- a CDS encoding terminase small subunit, with translation MAKNETTRQPGWLNKSEMAKSLGISPQAFDKWGVEPVSRIGREAFYRVQDVVQNRVDHAARKQQPEGGGETVIDPLLEYKLVQGKLRLTSAQADAQEKKNQVAEKQLVPVPFATFALAKIAAQIGSKLETVGKTVSRRHPDIDPRILETVEREIALARNVASQFGDDLPETLDEYLATLDQ, from the coding sequence ATGGCCAAAAACGAAACAACCAGGCAGCCGGGATGGTTGAACAAATCCGAGATGGCGAAGAGCCTCGGTATTTCCCCGCAAGCCTTTGATAAGTGGGGCGTGGAGCCGGTTTCCCGGATTGGCCGAGAGGCGTTCTACCGGGTGCAAGATGTGGTGCAAAACCGCGTCGACCACGCCGCCCGGAAACAACAACCTGAGGGTGGCGGCGAGACGGTTATCGATCCGCTGCTCGAGTACAAACTGGTCCAGGGAAAGCTCCGGCTCACTTCCGCTCAGGCAGATGCCCAGGAGAAGAAGAACCAGGTAGCTGAGAAGCAACTGGTGCCGGTCCCATTTGCCACCTTCGCGCTGGCCAAGATCGCCGCTCAAATCGGCTCGAAGCTGGAAACCGTCGGCAAGACGGTGAGCAGGCGACACCCCGACATCGACCCACGCATTCTGGAAACCGTCGAGCGGGAGATCGCCCTGGCGCGAAACGTCGCCTCGCAGTTTGGCGACGATCTTCCGGAAACCCTCGATGAGTATCTCGCAACCCTGGATCAGTGA
- a CDS encoding phage holin, lambda family produces the protein MTNMPDKPETWALVLAWLSQHSPVLYAGALSFLVALIRVIYGGGTRRQALLEAALCTLITLGLIPVLEWAGLPSNMATAAGVFTGFLGVKKLADIADRFADWKLPRREG, from the coding sequence ATGACCAACATGCCCGACAAACCGGAGACGTGGGCGCTTGTGCTTGCTTGGCTGAGCCAACACTCGCCCGTGCTGTATGCCGGCGCTCTGTCATTCCTGGTTGCACTGATTCGGGTTATCTACGGTGGTGGCACTCGGCGCCAGGCGCTGCTCGAAGCGGCGCTCTGCACGCTGATCACCCTCGGGCTGATCCCAGTGCTGGAGTGGGCCGGATTGCCATCGAACATGGCCACAGCCGCTGGGGTGTTCACTGGCTTCCTGGGAGTTAAGAAGCTGGCCGACATCGCTGACCGATTCGCCGATTGGAAGCTGCCGCGCCGGGAGGGTTGA
- a CDS encoding Com family DNA-binding transcriptional regulator, translating to MLQDLRCGECNKLLARIDGVFELQIKCSRCGAVNHLRATSLNQRASEHQK from the coding sequence ATGCTGCAAGATCTACGATGTGGTGAATGCAATAAACTTCTGGCCCGCATCGATGGAGTTTTCGAACTTCAAATAAAGTGCTCCCGTTGTGGAGCAGTTAACCACCTGAGGGCCACGAGCCTCAATCAGCGTGCCTCTGAGCACCAAAAATAA